A single genomic interval of Candidatus Hydrogenedentota bacterium harbors:
- a CDS encoding RMD1 family protein has product MEPQLFQGHTSIHTRAVLLADRLDLTLFDATEKIAASPLLVRAGEHGCAALFRYGAVVLFGLQPVEEAAFLSDLRKLIKEPHAQPSEETAEIRFDAQADEQIVNGVLILRTPSVERLQLVADSLAESAVLHRYEGIVAATFDRVEPLASQLQQGRSSGKGSRELLQHIGAALLMEHLMVGRIEVAEKPEVLWEHAELEPLYARIASDYELRERKLALERKLMLISRTVETVLDLLQHRRSLRVEWYIVGLIVFEIILSLYSMFWA; this is encoded by the coding sequence ATGGAGCCGCAACTGTTTCAAGGACACACCTCGATACATACAAGGGCGGTCCTGCTTGCGGACCGGCTTGATCTCACACTGTTCGACGCGACAGAGAAGATTGCGGCATCGCCGCTGCTGGTGCGCGCGGGTGAACATGGTTGCGCGGCCTTGTTTCGCTACGGAGCGGTCGTGCTCTTCGGGCTGCAGCCCGTGGAAGAGGCAGCGTTTCTGAGCGACTTGCGCAAGCTCATCAAGGAACCGCACGCGCAACCTTCCGAAGAGACGGCAGAGATACGTTTCGACGCGCAGGCCGACGAACAGATTGTCAACGGTGTGCTGATACTGCGCACGCCTTCCGTGGAGCGTTTGCAGCTTGTCGCGGACAGCCTCGCGGAAAGCGCCGTACTGCACCGGTACGAAGGAATTGTCGCGGCAACGTTCGATCGCGTCGAGCCGCTGGCCAGTCAACTGCAGCAAGGAAGGAGCTCGGGCAAGGGAAGCCGTGAACTCTTACAGCACATTGGCGCTGCGTTGTTGATGGAACACCTCATGGTGGGTCGAATCGAAGTCGCGGAGAAACCCGAGGTGTTGTGGGAGCATGCCGAGCTCGAGCCGTTATACGCACGCATTGCCAGCGATTACGAACTGCGCGAGCGCAAACTTGCCCTTGAACGAAAGCTCATGCTGATTTCGCGCACTGTGGAGACAGTGCTCGACCTTCTTCAACATCGACGCAGCTTGCGGGTCGAGTGGTATATCGTGGGATTGATTGTCTTCGAGATCATTCTGTCTCTTTACAGCATGTTCTGGGCGTAG
- a CDS encoding alpha-L-fucosidase — MRSARRPFAVGFLVCLAILASDAVLGAEDAAARTQWFRDAKWGVFTHYLTADTMTPDEWNKTVGSFDVTRLATDVASTGAGYYVITLGQNSGHYCTPNATYDSIVGITPSKCAKRDLIAELYDALHAKGIRLMVYLPAGAPDRDPVAMKALEWKNGKYPIWKYPEGGPDGGDDRLVNFQRKWESVIREWSVRWGDKVSGWWFDGCYFPIAMYKHADAPNFESFAAAARAGNPNSIVAFNPGVRDPIISLSPAEDYTAGEINDADKLVCPGPTVDGRQYHMLSYLGRFWGQAPPRYSDDQVVAITKGITDKGGVVTWDVPIQHDGTIPEVFLQQLRVLGQAMREGAAAK, encoded by the coding sequence ATGCGAAGCGCGCGTCGTCCGTTTGCCGTTGGGTTCCTCGTTTGTCTTGCCATTCTTGCCTCTGACGCGGTGCTCGGCGCGGAAGATGCCGCAGCTAGAACCCAATGGTTTCGTGACGCTAAGTGGGGAGTATTTACGCACTACCTTACAGCAGATACGATGACTCCCGACGAATGGAACAAGACGGTCGGTAGTTTTGACGTTACTCGGTTGGCAACGGACGTAGCATCTACGGGGGCGGGCTATTACGTCATCACGCTTGGCCAGAACTCGGGCCATTACTGCACACCAAATGCCACGTACGACTCGATTGTGGGTATAACTCCAAGCAAGTGCGCAAAAAGGGACCTGATTGCGGAGTTGTACGATGCGCTGCACGCCAAAGGGATACGTCTCATGGTCTATCTGCCTGCGGGAGCGCCGGACAGAGATCCCGTTGCGATGAAGGCGTTGGAGTGGAAGAACGGCAAGTACCCGATCTGGAAGTATCCGGAAGGCGGACCCGACGGGGGCGACGACCGCCTGGTGAACTTCCAGCGCAAGTGGGAGTCCGTGATACGGGAATGGTCGGTGCGCTGGGGCGATAAGGTCTCGGGATGGTGGTTTGACGGGTGTTATTTCCCGATTGCCATGTACAAGCATGCGGACGCGCCCAATTTCGAGAGTTTTGCGGCTGCGGCGCGGGCGGGGAATCCAAACTCCATTGTGGCCTTTAATCCCGGCGTGCGCGACCCCATCATCTCGCTCTCGCCTGCGGAAGATTACACGGCGGGCGAAATTAACGATGCCGACAAGCTGGTATGTCCCGGGCCTACGGTCGACGGCCGCCAATATCACATGCTGAGTTATCTCGGAAGATTCTGGGGACAGGCTCCTCCGAGATACTCCGACGACCAAGTGGTTGCCATTACGAAGGGCATAACGGACAAGGGCGGAGTCGTGACCTGGGATGTCCCTATTCAGCACGATGGGACGATTCCCGAAGTATTCCTTCAGCAACTTCGTGTTCTGGGGCAGGCGATGCGAGAAGGTGCCGCGGCAAAATGA
- a CDS encoding alpha-galactosidase, translating to MRNLSLVFTLVSMLGLAVAMGDPASAEADRAAADRWSAVVFEGKELPVPVIPHLHVEANNDPVQLNARGGKPMRLSDGEHKKGLYCHAYSKVHALNLEDAVKFEAVVGVDSNDNTSGGRGSVEFIVISGEKELYHSAVLKEGMPAVPVSVELGGINELTLVVTDGGDGIACDQSDWAEARVTLRDGSVLWLGDLPMQVSREAYSLETPFSFSYAGASSRDFLADWTLKRSSKKLDKERTQHTLVWTDPKTKLEVRCEGIAYSDFPTVEWTLYFKNGGPGPSPILSDIRAMDVTVYADGPNVTLHHFKGSPCLPTDYEPFEKTFAEKESFSLATAGGRSTNSVLPNFNVSWNGKGLIAVLGWPGQWAAQFTRVVDNGLRIAAGQELTHFSLQPGEEVRSPLAVLQFYSGDWIGAQNVWRRWMLAHNMPQPHGKTPPPEVAACSSHQFAEMIHANTQNQIFFVDRYLEEGIKLDFWWMDAGWYINQSGWPNTGTWEVDEKRFPGGLRVITDHARSKGVRSIVWFEPERVTPGTWLYDTHPEWLLGKDGDQKLLNLGNPDALKWLTDHVNGLIDSQGIDLYRNDFNFDPLGYWRANDAEDRQGITEIRYVEGFLAYWDGLRAKHPDMLIDTCASGGRRNDIETLRRSVPLLRSDFLLEPVSQQLHTYGISFWIPFYGTGVNSTNSYLFRSVMCPHMTYCYDMRNREIDYATLRTLYKQWLNVAPCLLGDYYPLTSYSTEDDQWMAWQFDLPEEGRGMVQVFRRAGSAYESARFPLRGLDEAATYSIVDADTGQSVEYTGKELMEKGVLAACASKPQALLLTYQRNAK from the coding sequence ATGAGAAACTTGTCTTTGGTTTTCACGCTCGTTTCGATGCTGGGCCTCGCTGTAGCCATGGGCGACCCCGCTTCTGCGGAGGCTGACCGGGCTGCGGCCGACCGATGGTCTGCAGTCGTCTTTGAGGGGAAGGAACTTCCTGTTCCCGTGATTCCCCATCTCCATGTCGAGGCCAATAACGATCCGGTCCAACTCAATGCTCGCGGCGGAAAGCCGATGCGGCTGAGCGATGGCGAACACAAGAAGGGACTCTATTGCCACGCGTACAGCAAGGTCCATGCTCTCAATCTTGAGGACGCCGTGAAATTTGAGGCCGTTGTAGGAGTCGATTCGAACGACAACACATCAGGCGGGCGCGGTTCGGTCGAGTTCATAGTCATCAGCGGCGAGAAGGAGCTTTATCACTCCGCGGTCCTCAAGGAAGGCATGCCGGCTGTTCCCGTCTCGGTTGAACTTGGCGGCATCAACGAGTTGACCCTCGTGGTGACGGATGGTGGCGACGGCATTGCCTGCGATCAATCGGACTGGGCTGAGGCTCGCGTAACATTACGGGACGGTAGCGTGCTGTGGTTGGGCGACTTGCCCATGCAAGTCTCCCGCGAGGCGTACTCACTTGAAACGCCGTTCAGTTTCTCTTATGCGGGCGCGTCGTCGCGCGATTTCCTTGCAGACTGGACGCTCAAACGTTCCAGCAAGAAGCTGGACAAGGAACGGACGCAACACACACTTGTATGGACCGATCCCAAGACCAAACTTGAGGTGCGGTGTGAGGGTATCGCGTACAGCGATTTCCCGACGGTCGAGTGGACGTTGTATTTCAAGAACGGCGGCCCCGGCCCCTCCCCCATTCTCTCGGATATTCGCGCGATGGATGTCACGGTGTATGCAGATGGACCCAACGTCACGCTGCATCACTTCAAGGGGAGCCCGTGTCTACCGACAGACTACGAGCCGTTCGAGAAGACGTTTGCCGAGAAGGAATCCTTCAGTTTAGCGACGGCCGGCGGGCGCTCGACCAATAGCGTCCTTCCGAACTTCAACGTCTCCTGGAACGGTAAAGGCTTGATTGCCGTGTTGGGGTGGCCTGGCCAATGGGCAGCGCAGTTCACGCGAGTCGTTGACAACGGATTGCGCATTGCTGCAGGGCAAGAACTGACGCATTTCTCGCTGCAACCCGGAGAAGAAGTCCGTTCGCCGTTGGCCGTGCTTCAGTTCTACAGCGGCGATTGGATTGGCGCTCAGAATGTGTGGCGGCGTTGGATGTTGGCGCACAACATGCCGCAACCGCACGGTAAGACCCCGCCTCCGGAGGTGGCCGCGTGTAGTTCGCACCAGTTTGCCGAGATGATTCACGCGAATACGCAGAATCAGATCTTTTTTGTGGACCGCTACCTTGAGGAGGGCATCAAGCTCGACTTTTGGTGGATGGACGCGGGGTGGTACATCAACCAGAGTGGCTGGCCGAATACTGGTACTTGGGAAGTCGACGAGAAGCGCTTCCCCGGCGGCTTGCGAGTGATCACGGATCATGCGCGTTCCAAAGGCGTTCGCAGCATCGTATGGTTCGAGCCTGAGCGCGTGACTCCCGGGACCTGGCTCTACGATACGCACCCGGAATGGCTGCTGGGCAAAGACGGCGACCAGAAGCTCCTCAATCTAGGCAATCCAGATGCATTGAAGTGGCTGACCGATCATGTGAACGGGCTGATCGACAGTCAGGGGATTGACTTGTACCGCAACGACTTCAATTTCGATCCGCTTGGCTACTGGCGGGCAAACGACGCGGAAGACCGGCAGGGGATTACGGAAATCCGATACGTTGAGGGATTCCTTGCGTATTGGGATGGCCTGCGGGCAAAGCATCCGGACATGCTGATCGATACGTGCGCGTCGGGTGGACGCAGGAACGATATCGAGACGCTACGCCGTTCGGTCCCGTTGCTGCGAAGCGATTTCCTGCTTGAACCGGTCAGCCAACAGCTACACACCTATGGGATTTCCTTCTGGATTCCGTTCTACGGGACAGGCGTGAATTCAACGAACTCCTATCTGTTCCGCAGCGTGATGTGTCCGCACATGACGTACTGCTACGACATGCGCAACCGAGAGATTGACTATGCGACATTGCGCACGTTGTATAAGCAATGGCTGAACGTCGCGCCGTGCCTGCTTGGCGACTACTACCCGCTCACGTCGTATAGCACTGAAGACGACCAGTGGATGGCCTGGCAATTCGATTTGCCTGAAGAAGGCCGTGGCATGGTTCAAGTTTTCCGGCGCGCCGGAAGCGCATACGAATCGGCCCGTTTCCCGCTACGCGGGTTGGACGAAGCCGCCACGTACTCAATCGTTGACGCCGATACAGGTCAAAGCGTGGAGTACACGGGCAAGGAACTCATGGAGAAGGGAGTTCTCGCCGCCTGTGCTTCGAAGCCGCAGGCGTTGCTGCTGACATACCAGCGTAATGCTAAATAG